From Rhodamnia argentea isolate NSW1041297 chromosome 10, ASM2092103v1, whole genome shotgun sequence, a single genomic window includes:
- the LOC115749276 gene encoding pentatricopeptide repeat-containing protein At2g38420, mitochondrial, whose product MKRLASLKGANQFLRRNRKWPLSPYKTKWHQTFCEEQAMRTLKDAVKTTVEPLCHHRNQHLLQNPTGPNLVTTLVDSFSAYNCEPTPNAYRFIIQSLCETSQFHLIPPVLDHIRSVEKFETPEYILSDLIKFYGDFNKIEDAVGLFLDIPKFRCVPTVYSLNALLLVLCHSRDHLKMVPQILLKSQQMNIRIDESTFRIMIGTLCRLKKVNYAIDILNRLISDGFSVDGRICSLILSSFCGQRNFSSVEVLGFMEQLRKMGFLPGLVDYTNVMKYLVKSRRGNDALDVLNRMKVDGIKPDTVCYTMVLSGVIAEEDYEKAEELFDEMLVLGLVPDVYTYNVYIDGLCKQNNLEAAVEMVACMKELGCIPNDATYITIIKRSCKVGELNRARQLVREIGLKSFGLMLQIYMLLLEGFSDNGKITEAGDLVDELLIKSSQFECLTVDEIVCSLCKRRLFSKVPELLEAIVRKGIIPGAMTWEALVRNCRSEINSLESSLTELVNSTQVE is encoded by the coding sequence ATGAAAAGGCTGGCTTCTCTGAAGGGCGCGAACCAATTTTTGAGGAGGAACAGGAAGTGGCCATTGTCCCCATACAAAACAAAGTGGCACCAAACTTTCTGTGAAGAGCAAGCCATGCGAACTCTAAAAGACGCAGTCAAGACCACCGTAGAGCCATTGTGCCACCACCGCAATCAGCATCTACTGCAAAATCCTACTGGGCCCAATCTTGTTACCACTCTGGTAGACTCCTTTAGTGCTTACAACTGTGAACCAACCCCAAATGCTTACCGCTTCATCATCCAGAGTCTATGCGAAACCTCGCAGTTCCACCTGATTCCACCAGTCCTTGATCACATTCGAAGTGTGGAGAAATTCGAAACTCCTGAGTACATTTTGAGCGATCTTATTAAGTTCTATGGAGATTTCAACAAAATTGAAGATGCTGTTGGTTTGTTTCTCGATATACCTAAGTTCAGGTGTGTCCCTACTGTCTACTCACTGAATGCTCTACTGTTAGTACTTTGTCATAGCAGAGATCACTTGAAGATGGTGCCTCAGATTTTGCTGAAGAGTCAACAGATGAATATCAGGATAGATGAATCGACTTTTAGAATAATGATTGGCACACTCTGTCGGTTGAAGAAAGTGAATTATGCTATCGACATATTGAATAGACTGATAAGTGATGGATTCTCAGTTGATGGGAGAATCTGCTCGCTGATACTTTCATCATTCTGTGGACAGAGGAACTTTTCTAGTGTTGAGGTTTTGGGCTTTATGGAACAATTGAGGAAAATGGGTTTTCTCCCAGGGCTAGTGGATTATACGAATGTCATGAAGTATTTGGTGAAGAGTAGAAGAGGCAATGATGCTTTGGATGTCTTGAATCGGATGAAGGTTGATGGCATTAAACCTGATACTGTTTGCTACACTATGGTCTTGAGTGGGGTCATTGCCGAGGAGGATTATGAGAAGGCAGAGGAGTTATTTGATGAAATGCTTGTTCTGGGTTTGGTCCCTGATGTGTATACCTACAACGTGTATATAGATGGTTTGTGTAAGCAGAATAATCTTGAAGCAGCTGTTGAAATGGTAGCTTGTATGAAAGAACTTGGCTGCATACCTAATGATGCTACTTACATCACGATAATTAAGAGATCATGTAAAGTTGGGGAGCTGAATAGGGCAAGACAGTTAGTGAGAGAAATAGGATTGAAAAGTTTCGGACTAATGTTGCAGATATATATGCTTCTGCTTGAGGGATTCAGTGATAATGGTAAAATTACTGAAGCTGGTGATTTAGTGGATGAATTATTGATTAAGAGTTCACAATTTGAATGTTTAACAGTTGATGAGATAGTATGTAGTTTGTGCAAGCGAAGATTGTTCTCAAAAGTGCCAGAGTTACTTGAGGCGATTGTCAGGAAGGGTATAATTCCTGGAGCTATGACTTGGGAAGCACTTGTTCGTAACTGCAGATCAGAAATCAATTCGCTGGAGAGTAGTCTAACTGAGTTGGTGAATTCTACACAAGTTGAATGA